A window from Symbiopectobacterium purcellii encodes these proteins:
- a CDS encoding YdhW family putative oxidoreductase system protein, translated as MKTVVDNQTTPPDELPSAALAAAEGVADSDAPDMRRRRLLLPLSVALRDAPAAQETAPTEEAPKAPYLVLADYLRGCSANGTVVDRRDLLAPPYALTEEELDVLLMQIRAEEQGSDIVEIAQQDTCFYYSDRYMSHNYARILIFTHEQDACATLAQTVRFECETYPRPFKAGMLALHPYGFDDDKIASTLRFLADTEAYQDIHPVEASNGAIYLYSDRYMSVGKAQGLCEWIEVEQYENP; from the coding sequence ATGAAAACTGTTGTGGATAACCAAACAACGCCGCCTGATGAATTGCCCTCTGCGGCGCTTGCCGCCGCAGAGGGCGTTGCAGACAGCGATGCACCGGATATGCGCCGACGCAGGTTGTTGCTGCCGCTAAGCGTCGCACTGCGCGATGCACCGGCAGCGCAGGAAACCGCGCCGACAGAGGAAGCGCCCAAAGCCCCTTACCTGGTTCTGGCGGATTACCTGCGTGGCTGCTCTGCCAACGGCACGGTGGTGGATCGGCGCGACCTGTTAGCGCCGCCCTACGCGTTAACCGAAGAGGAACTGGATGTCCTGTTAATGCAGATTCGTGCCGAAGAACAAGGCAGCGATATCGTTGAGATAGCGCAGCAGGACACCTGTTTCTACTATTCCGACCGTTACATGAGCCATAACTACGCGCGGATTTTGATCTTCACGCATGAGCAGGACGCCTGCGCGACGTTGGCGCAGACCGTCCGCTTTGAGTGTGAAACCTATCCGCGTCCGTTCAAGGCCGGCATGTTGGCGCTGCACCCGTATGGATTTGATGACGACAAGATAGCAAGCACGTTGCGCTTTCTCGCCGACACCGAGGCTTATCAGGATATTCACCCGGTGGAAGCCTCCAACGGCGCCATCTATCTGTACAGCGACCGCTACATGAGTGTCGGCAAAGCCCAAGGGCTCTGTGAATGGATTGAGGTGGAACAATATGAGAACCCCTAG
- a CDS encoding 4Fe-4S dicluster domain-containing protein, which yields MTCSRRKFVLGMGSVIFFSAPVFSALGKAEKGAPVRYAMIHDEVKCNGCNICTVACHKVNKVPTGAARMSIAHIAMTPPESGNTYHFFRHSCQQCEDAPCITVCPTGASYRDDSNGIVRVDKPKCIGCSYCISACPYQVRYLNPVTHVADKCDFCLESRLMKGFTPICVSACPQNALIFGREDSDVVQNWLKTHDYYEYQLPNVGKPHLYRRPGPHEVKKVNA from the coding sequence ATGACATGCTCACGCCGTAAATTTGTCCTCGGCATGGGGTCGGTGATTTTTTTCAGCGCACCGGTTTTCTCGGCATTGGGTAAAGCGGAAAAAGGCGCCCCCGTGCGCTATGCCATGATCCATGATGAAGTGAAGTGCAACGGCTGTAATATCTGTACCGTTGCCTGTCATAAGGTCAATAAGGTACCTACCGGCGCGGCGCGCATGAGCATTGCGCACATTGCGATGACGCCGCCTGAATCCGGTAACACCTATCACTTTTTCCGTCACTCTTGCCAGCAGTGCGAAGATGCACCGTGCATTACCGTCTGCCCGACGGGCGCGTCCTACCGCGACGACAGCAACGGGATCGTGCGGGTGGATAAGCCCAAGTGCATTGGGTGCAGCTACTGCATCTCCGCGTGCCCGTATCAGGTGCGCTACCTGAACCCGGTTACCCATGTGGCGGATAAATGCGACTTCTGTCTGGAATCGCGTCTGATGAAAGGATTCACGCCCATTTGCGTCAGTGCCTGCCCACAGAATGCGCTGATCTTCGGACGAGAGGACAGCGATGTGGTGCAGAACTGGCTGAAAACACACGACTACTATGAGTATCAGTTGCCAAATGTGGGTAAACCGCACCTCTATCGTCGGCCGGGACCCCATGAAGTGAAGAAGGTGAACGCATGA